The Tigriopus californicus strain San Diego chromosome 5, Tcal_SD_v2.1, whole genome shotgun sequence genome includes a region encoding these proteins:
- the LOC131880043 gene encoding glutamate receptor ionotropic, kainate 2-like, with amino-acid sequence MKSIRLSALAFLIIDVVTILGKQTQVRIGLLIPTTWDAGQVERVEKAFVDFNTQKILQESKLFLHPELAYVSHNDTFLTSKSVCHLIEKHCMMVYGANLNNLGEISASTLNFFGIPFVQSNPSLLWNHQHHQFETSMNLFPKRSTLSSAILDIVKHLNLSHLVVIYHEEMEALLWKHFIDSESKRRLVIPKFIFIDKDNLKYELMSILLRLKTTTSNIVHLNFHDGTLSEDFLHCCQVSGFMNPSTNIILTNLGLNPIVLDPYKHIGSNITFIHMSQSDASNEPTALALLDENSVEHEVKDVEDEQDYFHGFLLDALMLFSKALRLSMVERFPRNLSCQGTEFWRRGKYLAEVMKKTQFLGVTGHLKMDGSGERSDFSLEISQLTQASVETKGTWAPKNGLMWSKRLSGYINGFTSGFEHLTHGKPSLTITTVLSSPYIMEKLDSKAKQRLGNDRYEGFIIDLADQISSIVGFNYTIKVTNGYGSVNAEGQWNGMIKDLLDETADMAMADLSISYEREQVVDFTMPFLDLGISLLYVKAPSKSVNIFGFLAPLSLNVWLLMILGGLMVSLSMYIIARISPYETEELHQENDGQTPFSSFRHCLWFSVASWVQQGCDFLPRAISGRFVASIWWFFTLIMISSYTANLAAFLTVERMEVPISSASDLASQSKILYGCVATGSTAAFFRNSNNPTYSKMWRTMERHKDEVMMAGNKEGLEQVLQEDGAYAFFMESTSIEYTVERNCQLQQIGGLLDSKSYGIALPHGSPLRARLSDAIIKLNEDGLIRDLKEKWWKKERGGGACQEDVDSSTVSELNLMNVGGIFLVLTLGLIIGTLLAFVERYWMICCQRRKT; translated from the exons ATGAAGTCCATCAGATTGAGTGCACTAGCTTTTTTAATCATCGATGTCGTTACAATCCTCGGCAAACAAACTCAAGTGCGAATAG GACTTCTCATACCGACCACGTGGGATGCAGGTCAAGTGGAACGAGTTGAAAAGGCCTTTGTGGATTTCAACACTCAAAAGATCTTGCAGGAATCCAAGTTGTTCTTGCATCCGGAGTTGGCCTATGTGAGCCACAATGACACCTTCCTCACATCGAAATCCG TGTGCCATCTGATAGAGAAGCATTGTATGATGGTTTATGGAGcgaatttgaacaatttgggCGAGATAAGTGCCTCcactttgaacttttttggaATACCGTTTGTCCAATCTAATCCGTCGCTTTTGTGGAATCATCAACACCATCAATTCGAAACCTCCATGAATCTATTTCCCAAACGATCCACGCTTAGTTCG GCTATCTTGGATATTGTCAAGCACCTAAACTTGAGTCATTTGGTTGTTATTTATCATGAAGAAATGGAGGCTCTTCTTTGGAAGCATTTCATTGACTCCGAATCCAAGCGACGCCTGGTTATTCCTAAATTTATTTTTATCGACAAGGACAATCTTAAGTATGAACTGAT GTCAATCCTTTTGAGGCTCAAAACAACCACGTCAAACATTGTTCATCTAAATTTCCATGATGGAACTTTAAGCGAGGATTTCCTCCATTGTTGTCAAGTCTCAGGGTTTATGAATCCCTCTACCAACATCATTCTAACGAACCTG GGATTGAATCCGATTGTGTTGGATCCCTACAAGCACATTGGATCCAATATTACCTTCATTCATATGTCCCAAAGCGACGCTTCTAACGAACCAACGGCTTTGGCATTATTGGACGAAAATTCTGTGGAACATGAAGTGAAAGACGTAGAAGATGAACAA GATTATTTCCACGGATTCCTTTTGGATGCATTAATGCTGTTCTCAAAAGCTTTACGCTTGTCCATGGTTGAACGTTTCCCTAGAAATTTGTCTTGCCAAGGAACAGAATTTTGGAGACGTGGTAAATATCTGGCTGAAGTCATGAAGAAG ACCCAATTTCTCGGCGTTACCGGTCACCTGAAGATGGATGGCTCAGGGGAACGATCAGATTTTTCCCTGGAAATATCGCAACTTACTCAAGCCTCAGTTGAGACCAAAGGAACATGGGCTCCCAAGAACGGTCTCATGTGGAGCAAGAGGCTTTCTGGTTATATTAATGGTTTCACATCTGGTTTCGAACACTTGACTCACGGCAAACCATCCTTGACAATCACCACTGTACTA AGTTCTCCTTACATCATGGAAAAATTGGATTCGAAAGCCAAGCAGAGACTTGGAAATGATCGATACGAGGGGTTCATTATTGATTTGGCGGACCAAATTTCGAGCATTGTGGGCTTCAATTATACGATCAAGGTGACCAATGGTTATGGATCAGTGAATGCTGAAGGTCAATGGAACGGCATGATCAAGGACCTCCTGGATGAG ACCGCAGATATGGCAATGGCTGATTTGTCCATTAGTTACGAACGCGAACAAGTGGTCGACTTTACAATGCCGTTCTTGGACTTGG GGATAAGCCTTCTGTACGTGAAGGCGCCCTCGAAATCCGTCAACATTTTTGGATTCCTCGCTCCGCTCTCGTTGAACGTCTGGCTGCTCATGATTCTAGGCGGATTGATGGTCTCTCTCTCCATGTACATCATTGCCAG GATCTCGCCTTATGAAACGGAGGAACTCCACCAGGAAAATGATGGTCAGACACCGTTTTCCAGTTTCCGACATTGTTTATGGTTCTCGGTGGCGTCTTGGGTGCAACAAGGATGTGATTTCTTGCCCAG AGCAATTTCGGGACGCTTTGTGGCGAGTATTTGGTGGTTTTTCACGCTCATTATGATATCGTCTTATACAGCCAACCTGGCGGCCTTTCT GACTGTGGAACGAATGGAAGTTCCGATTTCTTCAGCATCGGATCTAGCCAGCCAATCCAAGATTTTGTACGGTTGTGTGGCTACAGGATCAACTGCGGCCTTCTTTAGG AATTCCAACAATCCCACATATTCGAAAATGTGGCGAACCATGGAGCGACACAAGGACGAGGTCATGATGGCTGGCAACAAGGAGGGACTGGAACAGgtccttcaagaagatggGGCCTATGCATTTTTTATGGAGTCCACCTCGATCGAGTACACTGTCGAGAGGAACTGTCAGCTTCAACAAATTGGTGGCCTTCTCGACTCCAAGAGCTATGGGATCGCCTTGCCCCACG GCTCCCCCTTGAGAGCTCGGCTGAGTGATGCCATTATCAAGCTCAATGAGGACGGATTGATCCGAGATCTGAAGGAAAAGTGGTGGAAGAAAGAGCGAGGAGGAGGGGCTTGCCAG GAGGATGTGGATTCGTCCACTGTGAGCGAACTGAACCTGATGAACGTAGGAGGGATTTTCCTCGTTCTAACACTGGGCTTGATCATTGGGACACTTTTGGCATTCGTGGAGAGATATTGGATGATATGCTGCCAACGTCGCAAAACCTAG